The sequence GAACTGAGCGAGATCGGCGTCATCCTGCTCATGTTCCTGGCCGGCTTGGAGACCGATCTCGACGAATTCAAAAAGAGCGGCAAGCCGGCACTCTTGGTCGGGGTTGGCGGCATTGTCTTCCCGTTCATCGGCGGCTACGCGGTGGGCGTGCTGTTTGGCTACGACACCGTGACATCCGTGTTCATGGGCCTCTTGTTCACGGCCACCAGCGTCAGCATCTCCGTGCAGACCCTGCGCGAACTGGGCCGTTTGCGTTCCCCCGAAGGCATGGCCATCCTGGGAGCAGCCGTCGTCGACGACATCCTCGTCATCCTGCTCCTCGCCGTCGTCATGACATTGACCGGGGCCGAAGAGGTGAACATCGGCCTCCTCATGCTCAAGAAAGCCCTCTTTTTCGCCGGCGCGCTCCTCGTTGCTTGGAAGGTCGTGCCGCCCGTCGTGAACTGGCTGTCCCGCCTGCGGGTAACCGAGTCGCTGGCAAGCGGCGCGCTGATCATCTGCTTCTTCTACGCCTACGCCGCCGACGCGTTCGGCATCGCCCCGATCATCGGCGCCTTTATCGCCGGCGCGGCCATCGGCGCGACGAAGTTCGAACGCCAGGTGGTGGAGAAGGTGGAGCCCATCAGCTACGCCTTCTTCGTGCCCGTGTTCTTCACCAGCATCGGGGTGGCTGCCGAGATCAAAGGGCTGGGCGATTACGTCTGGCTGGCCGTCATCCTGAGCATCGTGGCGCTGTTGACCAAGCTCGTCGGCGCGTACCTCGGCGCCCGCGCCTCCGGTTTCGCTCACCGGCCGTCCCTCGCCGTCGGCGTCGGCATGATCTCCCGCGGCGAAGTGGCGCTCATCATCGCCTCCCTCGGGCTGTCGGAAAAGCTGCTT comes from Calditerricola satsumensis and encodes:
- a CDS encoding cation:proton antiporter, whose product is MLFLQLALILLATKIAGDVSVKLGQPAVFGKLLVGILLGPSVLGLIENTELLKELSEIGVILLMFLAGLETDLDEFKKSGKPALLVGVGGIVFPFIGGYAVGVLFGYDTVTSVFMGLLFTATSVSISVQTLRELGRLRSPEGMAILGAAVVDDILVILLLAVVMTLTGAEEVNIGLLMLKKALFFAGALLVAWKVVPPVVNWLSRLRVTESLASGALIICFFYAYAADAFGIAPIIGAFIAGAAIGATKFERQVVEKVEPISYAFFVPVFFTSIGVAAEIKGLGDYVWLAVILSIVALLTKLVGAYLGARASGFAHRPSLAVGVGMISRGEVALIIASLGLSEKLLPPSLFTVMVLVILVTTLATPPLLKWVYRNQPPQTNEAVRPTS